Part of the Longimicrobium sp. genome is shown below.
ACAGCCTGCCGAACCTGGAGATCCAGGCCGACGACGTGCGCTGCTCGCACGCGGCCACGGTGGGGCAGCTGGACGAGGAAGAGGTGTTCTACCTCCTTTCCCGCGGCATCCCCAAGGCCGAGGCCATCCGGCTGGTGGTGTTCGGCTTCTTCGCCGAGGTGCTGGAGCAGCTGCCCAGCGAGGGCGTGCGCACCGAGCTGCTGCAGGCGGTGGAGCGCAAGCTGGCGCGCAGGGTCTGACGCGGGTGGCGTTCGTGAGGGTGGCCGCGCTCTCCCAGCTTCCGGAGGGCGGGGCGCTGGGCGTGGAGGCGGCCGGGCGGCGGATCGCGGTGGCGCGGGTGGACGGCGAGGTGTACGCCTTCGCCGACAACTGCTCGCACCGCGACTTTCCGCTCAGCCACGGCGAGGTGGACGCGGCGGCGCGCACCATCACCTGCGAGTGGCACGGCGCCGCCTTCTGCCTGCTCACCGGCGAGCCCACCTGCGCCCCCGCCTTCCGCCCCATCGCCATCTACCCCGCCAAGGTCGAGGACGGCGCGGTGTGGGTGGAGATCGCCGACGAGCCCGCCCCGGCGGAGAAGGCCGGCGGGCTGCGGAGTTTGGGGATCTAGGGCTGGACCTGGACCGGCGCATCTCCCCGGCATCGCCCCCGGGTTGAAAACCCGAGGCAACAAGAGCACAAAGTCCCTCCGGGACTGCAGGGCGGCATTCCGGCGAGTGGAAAGGCTGCAGGCGGCCGCGGCTGGACCGATGCCTCGGCACCGCCGCGATGCCGCGGCCGCAGTCCCGCAGGGACTTTGTGCTCTTGTTGCCCCCGAATTCATTCGGGGTCGCGGGCAAAAACCATTCAGCAGGTCCCGAGCATGACGCTGTCGACTCTCGAAACCGCATCCCCCGCGCTGGACCTGGAGCGCATCCGCGCCGACTTCCCGATCCTCGATCAGGAAGTGAACGGCCATCCGCTCGTCTACCTCGACAACGCGGCCAGCACGCAGAAGCCGGCCGCGGTGATCGATGCCATCGGCCACCTGTACCGCCACGACTACGCCAACGTGCACCGCGGCGTGCACGAGCTGTCGCACCGCGCCACCGAGGCGTACGAGCAGGCGCGCGGGAAGGTGGCCCGGCTGCTGGGGATCGGGGACGAAGGCGAATTCGTCTGGACGAAGGGGACCACCGAAGGGCTGAACCTCATCGCCTACACCTGGGGGCAGGCCAACATCCGGGCGGGCGACGAGATCCTGCTGTCGGTGATGGACCATCACTCCAACCTGGTCCCCTGGCAGCTGCTGGCGCAGAGGACGGGGGCGAAGCTGCGCTTCCTGGACATCGACGGGGAGGGGCGGCTGGACCTGTCGGCGCTCGACGACCTGCTGACGGAGCGCACGAAGCTCGTCTCCATCGCCCACATCTCCAACGCGCTGGGGACCATCAACCCCGTCACCGAGATCGCCGCGAAGGCGCACGCGGTGGGCGCGGTGATGGTGGTGGACGGCGCGCAGTCGGCCCCCCATCTCCCCGTGGACGTGCCGTCGCTGGGGGCGGACTTCTACGCGTTCAGCGGCCACAAGATGTGCGGGCCCACGGGGAGCGGCGGGCTGTGGGGGCGCCGCGAGGTGCTGGAAGCCATGCCGCCCTTCCACGGCGGCGGCGACATGATCGACTTCGTGGAGCTGGAAAGCTCGACCTACGCGCCGCTGCCGCTGAAGTTCGAGGCGGGGACGCCGAACATCGCCGGGGCTGTCGGCCTTGGCGCCGCGGCGGACTACCTGGCGTCCGTCGGCCGCGAGGCGATCCTGGCGCACGAGCGGCACCTGATGGCGTACGCGCTGGAGCGCATCGCCGAGGTGCCGGACCTCACCGTGTACGGCCCGCGCGACCCGGCCGCGCGCTCGGGCGTGGTCAGCTTCACGCTGGGCGACGTGCACCCGCACGACATCGCCACCATCCTGGACGGCGAGGGGATCGCGGTGCGCGCGGGGCACCACTGCTGCCAGCCGCTGATGCGCCGCCTCTGCGTTCCCGCCACCGCCCGCGCTTCGTTCTACCTCTACTCGGGCACGGACGACGTGGACCGCCTCATCGACGCGCTGCACAAGGCGCGCGCGGTGTTCGGGTACTGAAGCGATTTTCGCCGCGCACGAGCCCGGACGCGCGCGCACCCGATCTGGAGAACGGATGAGCCTTCCGCTGGACGGCATCTACCAGGAGCTGATCCTCCGCCACTACCGCAGCCCCGCGCACCGCGGCGAGATGGACGCGCCCGACGCGGTGGTGATGATGCGCAACCCCACCTGCGGCGACGACATCGTGCTGCAGCTGCGGGTGAGCGGCGGGGTGATCGAGGACGTGCGCTTCAAGGGGCAGGGGTGCGCCATCTCGCAGGCCTCGGCGTCGATGATGAGCGGCCTGATCGCGGGGAAGACCTTCGCCGAGGCCGAGCCGCTGCTGGCGCGCTTCCGCGACATGATCCACGGCGATGCCGAGGCCGCGCGCGACAAGCAGCTGGGCGACCTGCGCGCGCTGAGCGGCGTCGCCCGCCTCCCGCGGCGGGTGAAGTGCGCCATGCTCCCGTGGGACGCGCTGGAGGAGGCGCGCAAGCAGCTTCCCGAGGTCTGAGCCGCATCTCCATCCGGGAATGGAATTCCCGGCCAACCAAAGCACAAAGTCCCTGCGGGACTGCCGCCAGGCATTCGGGCATCACCCCGACACTGGCGCAGATGGCCGCGGGAGGGTGGGCTGGACAGGCAGAATGCCCTCTCCCGGCACTCGGACGCAGCCGGGCAGTCCCGCAGGGACTTCGTGCGGTTGTTGCCCCGGATTTCAATCCGGGGATGCAGGGGACGGGCAAACGACATCCGGCGCCACCCTCCCGCGGGGGCGCCGGTTTGCTTATCTTCTTCCCTCCCTGCCGTTTCGGTTCGTCTCCACGTCCGTTCCCCATCCCCCACCACGCGCGAGCCGGCGTCGCGCATCCCCCGGAGTTCCCATGCCGCAGAACAACCAGATGAAGATGGTGATGGGCACCGCCGCGGTCGCGGTGCTGTGCCTGCTCGGGCTCGTCACCCTGCTGATGATTGGCGCCATGAACACCGGCCTTCCCGGGCTGGTGGTGGGGATGATCATGGCGGTGCTCCCGGTGCCGCTGTACGTGGCGCTGGCGCTCTGGGTGGACCGCTACGAGAAGGAGCCCAGGTGGATGCTGGCGGCCGCCTTCCTGTGGGGCGCCACGGGGGCGGTGTTCTTCGCCTTCATCTTCAACTCCATCGCCGCCGCCATCTTCGGCACGGTGGGCGGCCGGGGCGCGGCGGAGATCGGCGGGAGCGTGCTCTCGGCGCCGCTGGTGGAGGAGCTGGCCAAGGGCGTGGCGCTCTTCACCTTCTTCTTCTGGAAGAAGGACGAGTTCGACGACGTGATCGACGGGGTGATCTACGCCGCCATGGTGGGGCTGGGCTTCGCGATGACCGAGAACGTGTCCTACTACGGGCAGGCGCTGCAGGGCGGCGGGCTGAGCGGCACCTTCTTCGTGCGTGGCGTGCTGGCGCCCTTCTCGCACCCGCTGTTCACCGCGATGACCGGCATCGGGCTGGGGCTCTCGCGCGAGACGCTGCGCAAGGGGCTGAAGAGCGCGGCGCCGCTCCTGGGCCTGTCGACGGCCATGTTCCTGCACGCGACCTGGAACCTGTCGGCCTCGTTCGGCGCGGCGTTCCTGGTGGCGTACCTGTTCATCATGGTGCCGGCGTTCTTCGGGCTGGTGGGGGTGGTGCTGTACGCGCAGGCCCGCGAGCGCAAGATCATCCGCGCCAACCTGATCCCCTACGTGCAGACCGGCCACGTGTCGCCCGGCGAGCTGGAGGTGCTGTGCCGCTTCGGCGGGCGCACGAAGACGCTGATGGCCGCGATGAGCGCCGCGGGATGGGCCGGATTGCGGCGCGAGGCGCGCTTCCACCAGGCGGCCAGCGAGCTGGCGTTCCACCGCTGGCGCACCGAGCGCGGCATCAGCAAGGGCGTGCAGGAGTACACGGTCCGCGAGGCCGAGTACCTGCGGGTGATCGCCGAGTGCCGCATGCAGCCGGTCGCGCGCTTCGGCGGCTACGCGGGCGCGTAAGCCAGGCGAGCGCAGGGAGATGACGAAGGGCCGGCGCTCGAGCGAGCGCCGGCCCTTCGTCTATCGGTGCGAGAGCATCCCCTGCATCCCCGGATTGGAAATCCGGGGCAACAACTGCACAAAGTCCCTGCGGGACTGCTCGGCCGGATCCGGGTGCGGGAGAGGCATCCCCCCCGCCGCTCCCCTCCCGGCCTTCCTGCGCCAGTGTCGGTGTGGTGCCCGGATGGCTTGGCAGCAGTCCCGCAGGGACTTTGTGCTGTTGTAGCCCGGGAATTCCATTCCCGGAAAAAGGGCAGCGGAGATGCCTCCCCGCTGCCCTGCTCCCGTCTGGTGATTTTTTCGCCGGTGCTACGGCCGGGCCGGCGTGTCGTCGTTGCCGCGGCGGGTCCAGATGACCACCAGGCCGCAGGTGGAGCGCTGGCCCATCCACCGGCCGGGGATCTCGCTGGGGCCGCGGTACACCTCGATGCCGGCGATGTCCTGCGGCTTCACCATGGTGTCCATGTCCTGCTGGTCCACCGCCATGTTGTCCACCATCACCCGCGGGCTGCAGTTGTCGCCGCCGCGGGTGATCACCAGGTTGTAGTGCGAGCCGCCGGCGGGAACCAGCCCCACCCCCGGCACCCCGCGGAACACCTCGCTCGTCTCCAGCGGCGCCTTCTGCTGGATCTCGTACTGCGTCAGGAACTTCCCGAAGCCGATCCGCTCGCGGTCGTAGAAGCCCTCCTGGTCCAGCTGGCGCGAGTGCGGCGGCTGGGTCTTGGCCGTCACCGTCAGCGGCGCCAGCTCCACGTCGCCGGTGCTGAGCTTGATCTCCACCTGCACCGTCTGCCGCTCCTCCACCCGCACCGAGTCGGAGGTGGTGGTGCGGTAGCCGATGCGCTGCGTGCGGATGCGGTACGCGCCGGCCTCGCGGAACTCGAACACGAAGAAGCCGTCGCGGTCGGTGCGGCCGCGGTTCACGGTGCGCCCGGCATCGTTCAGCGCCTCCACGATGGCGTCCTTCACCGGCTCGTTGGTGGCGCGGTCCATCACCCGCCCCCCCATGATCTGCGCGGAGAGCGGAGCGGCAAGGAGGAGCGCGGCCAGCGCCAGCGTCCGGGTGGACCAGTTCGGCTTCATACGTCCCACGGGTTCGGGCAGGGAGATGGAGATCCCGGAAAGATGCGCGCAACGATCGGCGCGCGGCGGCATGCTGGATCGGTGCGCCTTCGTACGTCCGGGCGGCGCCCCGGGTTCCCGCGTGCGGGGATGGAGGAAAGATGACGGAGATGGATCGCCAGCGGTAGGCGCGGCCGCCCGAACGTGTCACCGCGCGCCGGTGACGTGCCGCCACACCGCCGCCGAGATCTCGCGCCCCACCGGCGCCGCGGATGCCGGGGTGGCGAAGCCGTGCGTCATCACCACCAGCACGTACGGCGCGCGGCCGGGGGGATACACGATCGCCGCGTCGTGGGCGATGCGCGTGATCGAACCGGTCTTGTTCGCGGTGCGCGTTCCCGGCGGCACCCCGGCGGGAATCATCTCCGTGAACTCCTGCCGCCCCAGGATCTCCGCCATCTCCCGGCTTGCCGCGGGCGACGCGGCGCGGCCGTCCGCCACCGCCGCCATCACCCGCATCAGCGCGTGGGCGCTGGTGGTGTTGTTCATCCCCGCGCGGAAGGCGGGCCCGTCCTCCACGCCGCGCAGCACGCGCATCTCCCCCGCGCCTATGGATTCCATCGTCCGCGCGATGCGGCGCGGGTCCGCCAGGTCGATCAGCAGGTTCGTCGCCAGGTTGCTGGAGCGGGTGATCATCAGCTCGATCAGCGCGCGGACGGGGAGCCGCCGGCCGATGCGCGCGTACAGCGTGCTGTCGCTGTCGTCCGCCGGGTCCAGCGCGTACGTGCTCCCGTCGGCGATGCTGCGGAACTGGTTGCGCACCATCACCGAATCGCCCAGCGAGAGCTCGCCCGCGTCGGCGCGGCGGAAGAGCTCCAGCATCACCGGCACCTTCATGGTGCTGGCGGCGTGCAGCGGGCGGTGCGCCTCCACCAGCAGCGAATCGCCCGTGCGCAGGTCCAGGAAGGCGACCGACACCTCCGCGGTGTCGCCCGCGTGCCGGCGGATGATCTCGCGCACCTCGCCCTCCAGCCCCGCCATCCGCGGCGGCGGCGTGAAGACGGGCGGCGGAGCGCACGCGCCCTGCAGCAGCATCGCGCACGGAACGGCCACCCTCGCGGCGAATCGGAGCATCGGCAGATCGAGCGGGTGGGAGATGGAGATCGGAAGGGAGATTGTACCGCGGCGGCGGGGATGCCGAAAGCGTGGGGGCGGGGGATGCGGACGGGGAAGAGAGTGAATAGAAGCTCGGGCCGTCCCGCTCACCGGCGACTGAAGTCGCAGCAACAACTACGGGAAGCCTCGCAAACTGCGCGAGGCTGGTTCGGCTCGGCAGCCGGTGCCCGCTCTCGGAGGACGGCTCCCTTTCATCCCATCGTGGTCTCGCGAAGCGGTGTTCGACTCCGCTGGACGATCCGCCGAAACGAAAGAGCCCCTCCGCTGGATGCGGAGGGGCTCCCGTTCGTTCTGCGTGCGCGCGACGGCTTACTTGCCGAAGACGCCCAGGCCGTAGCGGCAGGGCTCGGCCGAGCAGTGCGCCATGGTCACCTTCACGCGGTAGTTGCCGGAGCGGCGGGCGTTGGCGGCCACGATGGGAAAGTCGTCCAGCTCCAGGTCGTCGTCCAGCTGGTTGCCGTTCGGATCGTACAGCACCAGGTCCAGGTCCGAGCAGTCGGTGTCGCAGGCGCCCATGATCTGGTAGGCGGTGCCGATGTCCAGGGGAATCGACACCATCTCGCTGTCGCCGTTGCCCAGCGAGCCGGTGAAGATCCGGTGCGTCATGGAGTAGCCACGGCTCTCGTATTCGCGGCCGGCCTGCTGCAGCATGCGGCGCACCTGCGTGGTCCACTCGTCCTGCTGCCGGGGAGCGGCGGCGGTGGTGGAAACGAACAGGCCGGCAACGGCAGTCAGGGCAAGAACGATGCGCTTCATCGGGGGGTCTCCTGCTTCTTGTGGGGGGCAGATGCGGCCGCGGAGAGCGGCTTCGGAAGGACGGGAAACGTCGGCCGGTGGGTGCCAACGAGCATGCGGCTACACAACTTGCATTCGAAACACCTGCATGTCAACTGCTCCGTGGAGATGAAGCAGATGTTTGCCCGCATGCGTCATTCTGCTACCGCCGTGGCACGGCCGGTCTTACGACCTGCGTCCGTACGGGAGCGGCCGTCGCGAGGTTTCGATCGTCCTCTCCCGCCATCGCGGGAATACGCTCCCGGACGGAACGCATCACCCCGCGTTGCGCGTGGCCTCGCTGCGGGCGGGGCGGAAGGTGGCGTCGCGGTTCAGCCCCATCTCCTGCTGCTCCGCGGGCGACGAGCCGGCGGGCGGGCGGCCCAGGCTCATCCGCACCTCACGCCACTTCAGCTTCAGGTCGTCCAGGTGGTGCGACGGCGGCTGGTAGCCGAACGCGCGCCACCTCCCCGGCCGCACCTTTCCCTTCGCGTGGACGAAGGCGGCGAAGTCGTCCGTCCACGCCTCGAACGCGGCCATCACCTCCGGCTCGCGCACCATGTCCTCGGCCTGGTTGTCGGAGTACTTCTTCCCGTTCCCGAACTCCTCGTAGCGCCAGAGCGCGTCGGGCACCTCCACGCCGCCGTAGCGGCACTGCCACACCAGCGGCGCGTAGGCGTCGCGCCCGTGCTCGAACGGTTCCGCCCCGGGGTCGAAGTACTCCGGGTGGCGCAGGATCTTCGGGCGGCCGCTCCCGTCCAGCTCGTCGCCGCCGCCGTCTCCGTAGCAGAAGAAGGCGGCGGTGCGGCCCTCCAGGTGGTTCACCGACAACTCGGCCCATTCGGGCGAATGCTCCAGCGCCATCGCGCGCTCGGGGTCCTTGTGCCCGATCAGCTCCTCGCGCGGGTTGCCGCCATTCATGCACACCAGCCGGTCGAACATCGCCTTCAGGTTGGTCGACGGCGCGTACCAGTTCACCGGGCCGATGACGGCCCACGCATCGGCCAGGTCCAGGCGGGCGTAGAGGTCCAGGTCCCACATCAGGTCGGGCTCGGCGCTGTCGCCCTTCTCATAGCAGTTGCACGGCCACACGCACAGCGCCATCGAGGTGCTGACGCAGGCGTTGCACGCCTGGATCCGCGCGCGCCCGTAGACGTTGCCCAGGTCCTCGACGTCGATCTCCCACTCGCCGGGCAGCCGGTCCGCCATGCGCAGCATGAGCGTGCGCGCCTTGGAATCCACGCCCGGGCAGTTGTACTGGCGCCGCTGCGACCCCGCGATCAGCAGCACCCGGAAGGGCCGCTCCCCGGGCGGGAGGTTTCCGTTCGCGTCGTCGGGCTTCATCCGTCGAGGGAGTGCGAGAGTACGAAAGTACGAGAGCACGATGGGGAAAGCGCGGCAGTGCGGGAGTGCGGAAGCGCGCTGGCATCTTCCGTGATCTCGATACTTCCGCCGTGACCCTTTCTCCGGCGCGCTCCGCGTTCAAGATGGCGTGGGGCCGCGGATGGGCATATCTTGTTCCGCCCGCGCGCGAGGCGCGGCGGAACACGAAGGCAGGAACTACGATGGCAAGCACCGTCCCCAACAAGCTCGTCGCCATGCCCACCGGCGGCGGCCGCGACATCGAGCCCGCGCACGAGCAGCGCAACCCCGGCACCCTGCTGGACCTGGACTGGGTGGCCGACGTGCGCGTGAACCGCAGCGCCGTGGAGCGCCGCGCCGGCACCATCGGCACGCGGCGCACGGTGAAGAAGGAGTGGCAGGCCGCGTGGCTGCTGCGCGCCATCACCCTGATGGACCTGACCACGCTCTCGGGCGACGACACCGCCGGCACCGTGCGCCGCCTGTGCGCCAAGGCCCGCCAGCCCGTGCGCGACGACGTGCTGGAGGGCCTCGGCGCGGCCGGCCTTCCCATCCGCACCGCGGCCGTGTGCGTGTACCACCGCTTCGTGGAGACGGCGGTGGAGGCGCTGCGCGGCTCGGGGATTCCCGTCGCGGCGGTGTCCACCGGCTTCCCGGCGGGGCTCTCGCCCTTCCGCCAGCGCATCGAGGAGATCCACGCCTCGGTCGACGCGGGGGCGGAGGAGATCGACATCGTCATCACCCGCGAGCTGGTGCTGACCGGCCAGTGGGAGGCGCTGTACGACGAGGTGAAGGCCATGCGCGAGGCGTGCGGCCCGGCGCACCTGAAGACGATCCTGGCCACGGGCGAGCTGGCCACGCTGCGCAACGTGGCGCGGGCGTCGCTGGTGTGCATGATGGCGGGCGCGGACTTCATCAAGACGTCGACCGGCAAGGAAAGCCGCAACGCCGAGCTGCCGGTGGGGCTCACGATGGCGCGCTGCATCCGCGAGTACCGCGAGCGCACCGGCCACGACGTGGGGCTGAAGCCCGCCGGCGGCA
Proteins encoded:
- a CDS encoding serine hydrolase, which produces MLRFAARVAVPCAMLLQGACAPPPVFTPPPRMAGLEGEVREIIRRHAGDTAEVSVAFLDLRTGDSLLVEAHRPLHAASTMKVPVMLELFRRADAGELSLGDSVMVRNQFRSIADGSTYALDPADDSDSTLYARIGRRLPVRALIELMITRSSNLATNLLIDLADPRRIARTMESIGAGEMRVLRGVEDGPAFRAGMNNTTSAHALMRVMAAVADGRAASPAASREMAEILGRQEFTEMIPAGVPPGTRTANKTGSITRIAHDAAIVYPPGRAPYVLVVMTHGFATPASAAPVGREISAAVWRHVTGAR
- the deoC gene encoding deoxyribose-phosphate aldolase; the protein is MASTVPNKLVAMPTGGGRDIEPAHEQRNPGTLLDLDWVADVRVNRSAVERRAGTIGTRRTVKKEWQAAWLLRAITLMDLTTLSGDDTAGTVRRLCAKARQPVRDDVLEGLGAAGLPIRTAAVCVYHRFVETAVEALRGSGIPVAAVSTGFPAGLSPFRQRIEEIHASVDAGAEEIDIVITRELVLTGQWEALYDEVKAMREACGPAHLKTILATGELATLRNVARASLVCMMAGADFIKTSTGKESRNAELPVGLTMARCIREYRERTGHDVGLKPAGGIRTAKDSLVWMLMMKEELGTEWLKPSLFRFGASSLLGDIERQLEHHLTGRYSAAHRHPMA
- the sufU gene encoding Fe-S cluster assembly sulfur transfer protein SufU is translated as MSLPLDGIYQELILRHYRSPAHRGEMDAPDAVVMMRNPTCGDDIVLQLRVSGGVIEDVRFKGQGCAISQASASMMSGLIAGKTFAEAEPLLARFRDMIHGDAEAARDKQLGDLRALSGVARLPRRVKCAMLPWDALEEARKQLPEV
- a CDS encoding cysteine desulfurase, producing MTLSTLETASPALDLERIRADFPILDQEVNGHPLVYLDNAASTQKPAAVIDAIGHLYRHDYANVHRGVHELSHRATEAYEQARGKVARLLGIGDEGEFVWTKGTTEGLNLIAYTWGQANIRAGDEILLSVMDHHSNLVPWQLLAQRTGAKLRFLDIDGEGRLDLSALDDLLTERTKLVSIAHISNALGTINPVTEIAAKAHAVGAVMVVDGAQSAPHLPVDVPSLGADFYAFSGHKMCGPTGSGGLWGRREVLEAMPPFHGGGDMIDFVELESSTYAPLPLKFEAGTPNIAGAVGLGAAADYLASVGREAILAHERHLMAYALERIAEVPDLTVYGPRDPAARSGVVSFTLGDVHPHDIATILDGEGIAVRAGHHCCQPLMRRLCVPATARASFYLYSGTDDVDRLIDALHKARAVFGY
- a CDS encoding non-heme iron oxygenase ferredoxin subunit, with the protein product MAFVRVAALSQLPEGGALGVEAAGRRIAVARVDGEVYAFADNCSHRDFPLSHGEVDAAARTITCEWHGAAFCLLTGEPTCAPAFRPIAIYPAKVEDGAVWVEIADEPAPAEKAGGLRSLGI
- a CDS encoding carboxypeptidase-like regulatory domain-containing protein, whose protein sequence is MKPNWSTRTLALAALLLAAPLSAQIMGGRVMDRATNEPVKDAIVEALNDAGRTVNRGRTDRDGFFVFEFREAGAYRIRTQRIGYRTTTSDSVRVEERQTVQVEIKLSTGDVELAPLTVTAKTQPPHSRQLDQEGFYDRERIGFGKFLTQYEIQQKAPLETSEVFRGVPGVGLVPAGGSHYNLVITRGGDNCSPRVMVDNMAVDQQDMDTMVKPQDIAGIEVYRGPSEIPGRWMGQRSTCGLVVIWTRRGNDDTPARP
- a CDS encoding PrsW family intramembrane metalloprotease; this translates as MPQNNQMKMVMGTAAVAVLCLLGLVTLLMIGAMNTGLPGLVVGMIMAVLPVPLYVALALWVDRYEKEPRWMLAAAFLWGATGAVFFAFIFNSIAAAIFGTVGGRGAAEIGGSVLSAPLVEELAKGVALFTFFFWKKDEFDDVIDGVIYAAMVGLGFAMTENVSYYGQALQGGGLSGTFFVRGVLAPFSHPLFTAMTGIGLGLSRETLRKGLKSAAPLLGLSTAMFLHATWNLSASFGAAFLVAYLFIMVPAFFGLVGVVLYAQARERKIIRANLIPYVQTGHVSPGELEVLCRFGGRTKTLMAAMSAAGWAGLRREARFHQAASELAFHRWRTERGISKGVQEYTVREAEYLRVIAECRMQPVARFGGYAGA